One genomic region from Paraburkholderia azotifigens encodes:
- a CDS encoding glycosyltransferase family 25 protein yields the protein MKIFVINLDRSTDRLNHMTAQLERLGYPWERFSALGPAQVEEMRRTLDLPLLRGTCTAGEKGAALSHYSIWEKVVKEGIDHALVLEDDVHFCRDARHLLDSINEKFSRGFRYDVIKMETSLAGIFIDRKGLDLSTRTGLHRLRSNHTGAGAYIISNAGCRKMIERFASNDRAVDLVMFNGDLEQTYVYQLHPAACIQDVWLKSGKKGMASEIGEERSDWKPGSVWLQRAKSPFRGAYDFVQSLRVWNKGLVKIRSSYMDGI from the coding sequence ATGAAGATCTTCGTCATCAATCTCGACAGGTCTACAGATCGACTCAACCACATGACAGCCCAGCTGGAGCGGCTTGGCTACCCTTGGGAACGCTTCTCGGCCCTCGGGCCCGCGCAGGTCGAAGAAATGCGCAGGACGCTCGACTTGCCTCTGCTGCGCGGCACGTGCACGGCGGGCGAAAAGGGCGCCGCGCTCAGTCACTATTCGATCTGGGAAAAGGTGGTGAAGGAAGGCATCGACCATGCACTCGTGCTCGAGGACGATGTGCATTTTTGCCGGGACGCGAGGCATCTTCTCGATTCGATCAACGAGAAGTTTTCGCGCGGGTTTCGCTATGACGTCATCAAGATGGAAACGTCGCTGGCGGGAATCTTCATCGACCGGAAGGGTCTGGATCTGTCGACCCGCACGGGACTGCACCGGTTACGCAGCAATCACACGGGTGCGGGCGCATATATCATCTCGAACGCCGGTTGCCGCAAGATGATCGAGCGCTTCGCATCGAATGATCGTGCCGTCGATCTCGTCATGTTCAATGGCGATCTGGAACAGACGTACGTGTATCAATTGCACCCGGCGGCATGCATTCAGGACGTCTGGTTGAAGAGCGGGAAGAAGGGGATGGCATCCGAAATTGGCGAAGAACGGTCGGACTGGAAGCCGGGATCCGTCTGGCTGCAACGAGCCAAGTCGCCGTTCCGTGGTGCGTACGACTTCGTTCAATCGCTGCGGGTCTGGAACAAAGGCCTGGTCAAAATCCGGTCCAGTTACATGGATGGGATCTGA